In the Muricauda sp. MAR_2010_75 genome, one interval contains:
- a CDS encoding rhomboid family intramembrane serine protease: MASRGIQYYMARMNVAEKLIAINVLIFILDGLSMALLGYSVSQWFHLPKGFMDFFGQPWSLVTYSFFHGGLGHIFWNMLMLYFTGRIFLNLFDAQRFINVYFLGVIVGGLVFLLSYNVFPTLLNANTALIGASAGVTAVLIFICAYIPNQEVRIIFFNVKLWYVGAFFVLVDLIQIPYGGNIGGRLAHLGGAFLGYMYARQLLNGRDIGSGFTKLWNAIAQLFKPKEKKAPMKTVYRKNATKKSAAEYDKEARQRKIDTILDKISKSGYESLSKQEKDFLFKAGKED; this comes from the coding sequence ATGGCGAGTAGAGGAATACAGTATTATATGGCACGGATGAATGTCGCTGAAAAGCTGATAGCCATTAATGTGCTGATTTTTATTTTGGATGGACTGTCCATGGCACTTTTGGGTTATTCCGTGTCGCAATGGTTCCATTTGCCCAAGGGTTTTATGGATTTCTTCGGTCAGCCATGGTCTTTGGTGACCTATTCCTTTTTTCACGGGGGACTGGGGCATATTTTTTGGAATATGCTCATGTTGTACTTTACCGGAAGAATCTTTCTCAATCTTTTTGATGCCCAACGATTTATCAATGTCTATTTTTTAGGGGTTATCGTTGGTGGGCTGGTATTTCTGCTTAGCTATAATGTATTTCCAACGCTATTAAATGCAAATACCGCCTTGATTGGCGCCTCGGCAGGGGTTACAGCAGTATTGATTTTTATTTGTGCCTATATCCCCAATCAAGAGGTTAGAATCATATTCTTTAACGTGAAGCTTTGGTATGTGGGTGCATTTTTTGTGTTGGTAGATTTGATACAGATTCCCTATGGCGGAAATATAGGAGGTAGATTGGCCCATTTGGGCGGTGCCTTTTTGGGCTATATGTATGCTAGGCAATTGCTGAATGGGAGGGACATTGGTTCAGGGTTTACCAAATTATGGAATGCCATCGCCCAACTCTTTAAGCCCAAAGAGAAGAAGGCGCCCATGAAAACGGTGTATAGAAAAAATGCAACCAAAAAGAGTGCTGCGGAATACGACAAGGAAGCCCGTCAGCGCAAAATAGATACCATTTTGGATAAGATTAGTAAATCGGGCTATGAAAGTCTGTCCAAGCAAGAAAAAGATTTTTTGTTCAAAGCAGGTAAGGAAGATTGA
- a CDS encoding DUF6122 family protein, whose amino-acid sequence MYRHIIHYGIHFLVPILIAYFFFKEQRIKVALILLAGILIDVDHLWAEPLFDPNRCSIGFHLLHSYWAILVYCILPFFKITRIIGLALIIHIIADLVDCLLLR is encoded by the coding sequence ATGTATAGGCATATCATACACTACGGCATCCATTTTTTAGTGCCCATTCTCATTGCTTATTTCTTTTTTAAGGAGCAGAGAATAAAAGTTGCGCTTATTCTTTTGGCCGGCATTTTAATAGATGTGGACCACCTTTGGGCAGAACCCCTGTTCGATCCCAATCGCTGTAGTATTGGTTTTCATCTCCTGCATTCGTACTGGGCCATTTTGGTATATTGTATCCTTCCCTTCTTTAAAATCACCCGAATTATTGGGTTGGCACTCATAATCCACATCATAGCCGATTTGGTGGATTGCCTATTGCTCCGGTGA
- the lepB gene encoding signal peptidase I: MNGTQWIIFILIIQVIHFLGTWKLYIKAGRKAWEAAIPIYNGIVLMKIINRPWWWVILMFIPIINLLMIPVVWVETIRSFGKNTLLDTWLVILTLGLYIFYINYVEDVTYIEDRSLKPRTGLGEWVSSIVFAIVAATLVHTYFIQPYVIPTGSLERTLRVGDFLFVSKFHYGARVPLTTLAAPMVHDTLPIFKTRSYLADVSPETYKTSWINKLQLPYMRLPGFERVKKNDIVVFSLPSDTLYQFFKAQKAVIKPIDKKSNYVKRCVGTPGDSLAVIDGYVHINGTRLKLSDRAKPMYDYEIYAKNGVSSRLLEEVDASDYLRTYISGTLNQSQYNALMPFVLGANRTQDGKIELLADEDGITIDVIRQLRLSLTEEKPRSRIANMTDEMVAKLRENSAIDSVVKTEEPKGMYGGAFPQKPNLYPWNNDNFGPIYIPEAGATVEINAKTIPLYKKIIRDYEHNDVKVTGQKVFINGKEANSYTFKQDYYWMMGDNRDHSEDSRTWGYVPADHIVGKPVFLWMSFDNFTEGIANWRPRWERVFTTVGGSGEPVSYRWYFVALIVGWFIFDFFRKRKKKKENG, translated from the coding sequence ATGAACGGCACACAGTGGATCATTTTTATTTTGATCATCCAGGTCATCCATTTTTTGGGAACTTGGAAGCTCTACATCAAAGCAGGGCGAAAAGCATGGGAAGCTGCAATTCCAATCTATAACGGTATTGTTTTAATGAAAATCATAAACCGCCCTTGGTGGTGGGTGATATTGATGTTCATTCCCATCATCAATTTGTTGATGATTCCCGTAGTGTGGGTGGAAACTATCCGAAGCTTCGGCAAGAACACCCTTTTGGATACTTGGTTGGTGATTCTTACCCTCGGCCTTTACATCTTCTATATAAACTATGTTGAAGATGTCACCTATATTGAAGACCGAAGCCTTAAGCCCCGCACGGGATTGGGGGAATGGGTAAGCTCCATTGTCTTTGCCATTGTGGCGGCGACACTTGTGCATACTTATTTCATTCAGCCGTATGTGATACCCACCGGCTCTTTGGAACGTACCCTCAGGGTTGGGGATTTTCTCTTTGTGAGCAAGTTCCATTACGGAGCCCGTGTACCCTTGACCACCTTGGCCGCTCCCATGGTGCATGATACACTCCCCATCTTTAAGACAAGGTCCTATTTGGCCGATGTTAGTCCAGAGACCTATAAAACTTCTTGGATCAACAAACTGCAGTTGCCCTACATGCGATTACCCGGTTTCGAAAGGGTAAAGAAAAACGACATTGTGGTGTTCAGTCTTCCATCTGATACGCTGTACCAGTTCTTCAAGGCGCAAAAAGCGGTAATAAAACCCATCGACAAAAAATCTAACTACGTTAAACGTTGTGTGGGTACTCCAGGCGATTCACTTGCGGTGATTGATGGTTATGTCCATATTAATGGAACTCGACTGAAATTGTCCGACAGGGCAAAGCCCATGTACGACTATGAGATTTATGCCAAAAATGGAGTCTCAAGTCGATTGTTGGAGGAGGTTGATGCATCGGACTATTTGAGAACCTACATATCCGGAACACTCAATCAAAGCCAATATAATGCCCTTATGCCTTTTGTGCTTGGGGCCAACAGGACCCAAGATGGCAAAATAGAACTTCTTGCGGATGAGGATGGTATCACCATTGATGTCATCCGACAGCTAAGACTCTCCCTGACCGAGGAAAAGCCACGTTCCAGAATTGCCAACATGACCGATGAAATGGTAGCAAAACTTCGGGAAAACTCCGCAATTGATTCGGTGGTAAAAACCGAAGAGCCCAAAGGCATGTATGGTGGAGCCTTCCCTCAAAAACCAAACCTTTACCCTTGGAACAATGATAATTTTGGGCCGATTTATATTCCGGAAGCAGGTGCAACGGTCGAAATCAACGCTAAAACAATCCCCCTATACAAGAAAATTATCCGGGATTACGAGCACAATGATGTAAAAGTAACTGGGCAAAAAGTTTTCATTAATGGTAAGGAAGCCAACTCCTACACTTTTAAACAGGACTATTATTGGATGATGGGCGACAACAGGGACCACTCAGAAGATAGTAGGACCTGGGGCTACGTGCCCGCCGACCATATTGTGGGTAAACCGGTTTTCCTTTGGATGAGCTTTGACAACTTTACAGAAGGCATTGCCAATTGGAGACCCCGTTGGGAGCGAGTTTTCACTACCGTGGGCGGAAGTGGTGAGCCCGTATCGTACCGATGGTACTTTGTTGCTTTGATTGTGGGTTGGTTTATATTTGACTTCTTTAGAAAACGTAAGAAGAAAAAAGAAAATGGCTAA
- a CDS encoding endonuclease/exonuclease/phosphatase family protein, with protein sequence MAKTTSIVDGIVFAINILIAFFLLITSVSSYLTFQVIPMFSVLSLFVPLLFALNLLFAGYWIYKRKKKFLLSLVTLIIGYFVFGSFYGMGNEAGEVASSDLRIMTYNVRGFDKYGWSKDPNTGDRIIEFIKNEDPDIICVQEHDSRRYKQLEQYPYGREIQYSTEGKSVQTILSKYPIVDHGSLDLPYTANNIVFADILYREDTIRVYNLHLQSFKIIPSKRTFADGAQSEKNYKRLVSTFNKQLEQAKIFDEHLKQSTHTNIVCGDFNNTQFSNVYKIVKGDLNDTFLEKGAGFGRTYDLWKIPLRIDYILTDPVFEVVSHVNFNEELSDHYPVMATLRFSPEQ encoded by the coding sequence GTGGCAAAAACAACATCCATAGTAGACGGAATCGTATTTGCAATCAACATATTGATTGCTTTTTTCTTGTTGATTACCTCTGTATCATCGTATTTGACGTTTCAGGTGATTCCAATGTTTTCTGTACTGAGCTTGTTTGTGCCCCTACTTTTTGCCCTTAATCTTTTGTTTGCAGGATACTGGATCTATAAAAGAAAAAAGAAATTCTTGTTGTCATTGGTTACTTTGATCATTGGTTACTTTGTTTTTGGTTCATTTTATGGGATGGGAAATGAAGCAGGTGAAGTGGCGTCGTCAGACCTAAGAATTATGACCTACAATGTACGGGGATTTGACAAATATGGTTGGAGCAAAGATCCGAATACCGGGGATCGAATTATAGAGTTTATAAAAAATGAGGATCCCGATATCATCTGTGTACAAGAACACGATAGTAGGCGGTACAAACAATTGGAGCAATACCCGTATGGAAGGGAAATTCAATATTCTACCGAGGGTAAATCCGTTCAGACTATCCTCTCAAAATATCCCATAGTGGACCATGGTTCGTTAGATCTTCCCTATACGGCAAATAATATTGTGTTTGCGGATATTCTTTACAGGGAGGATACTATAAGGGTGTATAATCTGCATCTACAATCTTTTAAGATTATTCCATCAAAAAGGACATTTGCAGATGGAGCACAATCAGAGAAAAACTATAAACGATTGGTCAGTACATTTAATAAACAGTTGGAGCAGGCCAAAATTTTTGATGAACACTTGAAACAAAGCACCCATACCAATATTGTTTGTGGGGATTTTAACAACACCCAATTTTCCAACGTATACAAGATTGTAAAAGGGGATTTAAACGATACATTTTTGGAAAAAGGAGCCGGTTTTGGACGAACATACGATTTATGGAAAATTCCACTTCGAATTGATTACATCTTAACCGACCCTGTTTTTGAGGTTGTTTCCCATGTAAATTTCAACGAAGAATTATCCGATCATTACCCAGTCATGGCCACGTTACGATTTTCACCGGAGCAATAG
- a CDS encoding WbqC family protein produces MESTSQQIVIHPTYFPSIATFAALVQKDVIWEAHDNFQKQTYRNRCYICTDKGKHMLNIPIKHVGGHEGRQKYIDVELDNTYDWKKVHWRTLETAYRTSPFFEFYEDDIRPLYKGNETSLYEFNLKTIQAISNCLGLEFSMNKTSSYELQPKDYFNARFLVEAKKELPIKMKPYIQVFGERHGFIPNLSILDLLFNEGTNTVFFLKNQSLEFLDV; encoded by the coding sequence ATCGAATCAACAAGTCAACAAATAGTAATCCATCCCACCTATTTTCCAAGTATCGCCACTTTTGCTGCATTGGTGCAAAAGGATGTGATTTGGGAGGCTCATGATAATTTTCAGAAGCAAACCTATCGGAATCGATGCTATATCTGTACCGATAAGGGAAAACACATGCTCAACATTCCCATAAAACATGTGGGAGGACATGAAGGTCGCCAGAAATATATCGACGTTGAACTAGACAACACCTACGATTGGAAAAAGGTACATTGGCGAACCTTGGAAACGGCCTATAGAACCTCCCCTTTCTTTGAGTTTTATGAAGATGATATAAGACCGTTATACAAGGGAAATGAAACATCATTGTACGAATTTAACCTTAAGACCATACAGGCTATATCCAATTGCTTGGGACTGGAATTTTCCATGAACAAGACTTCATCTTATGAACTTCAACCAAAGGACTATTTTAATGCCCGTTTTTTGGTAGAGGCCAAAAAGGAGCTTCCCATAAAAATGAAACCCTACATACAGGTTTTTGGGGAACGCCATGGATTTATCCCCAATCTAAGTATCTTGGACCTTTTGTTCAATGAAGGGACCAATACAGTTTTCTTTCTAAAAAATCAATCTTTGGAATTTTTGGATGTATAG
- a CDS encoding rhomboid family intramembrane serine protease, which produces MGRMTEAVKHLLIINVILFFATQLYGEQMFQWLALWFPKNGNFEWWQVVSHMFMHGGLMHILFNMYALWAFGTPLERMWGRNKFLFFYFSAGLGSAMLHTGVNYYFFSEGLNALESAGIAKAQVMDIISSGQYSPDWYNVVPRSTVDTMLTAFNTPAVGASGAIYGVLVAFAFVYSEAKLMLIFLPVPIKAKYFVPLLIAGDLIFGISNVNTGVAHFAHIGGALIGFIMMWYWKKNQFNNNRWN; this is translated from the coding sequence ATGGGTAGAATGACCGAGGCAGTAAAGCACCTATTGATCATTAATGTGATCCTGTTTTTTGCCACACAATTGTATGGAGAGCAAATGTTCCAATGGCTGGCACTTTGGTTTCCCAAGAACGGTAATTTTGAATGGTGGCAGGTGGTGAGTCATATGTTCATGCATGGTGGACTGATGCATATTTTGTTCAATATGTATGCTTTGTGGGCTTTTGGGACCCCTTTGGAGCGAATGTGGGGCAGGAACAAGTTCCTTTTCTTTTATTTTTCGGCCGGATTGGGTTCTGCAATGCTTCATACCGGGGTAAACTATTATTTTTTCAGTGAAGGCTTGAATGCCTTGGAAAGTGCAGGAATAGCCAAAGCGCAAGTGATGGACATCATCTCTAGCGGGCAATACAGCCCAGATTGGTACAATGTTGTGCCAAGAAGTACTGTGGATACCATGCTCACTGCCTTCAATACCCCGGCAGTTGGAGCATCGGGGGCTATTTATGGGGTGTTGGTAGCTTTCGCTTTTGTATATTCCGAAGCAAAACTGATGTTGATATTTCTACCTGTACCCATTAAAGCCAAATATTTTGTACCCTTATTGATTGCGGGGGATTTAATTTTTGGTATCAGTAATGTGAATACCGGAGTGGCGCACTTTGCACATATTGGAGGCGCACTGATTGGATTTATTATGATGTGGTACTGGAAAAAGAACCAGTTTAACAATAACCGTTGGAATTGA